In a genomic window of Infirmifilum sp. NZ:
- a CDS encoding ABC transporter permease, producing the protein MAAKNSNGILRVFRGILTKEAKLLTRYVGSLFMVLALPFMMSGLFVGIGYAVAGPSATANFASNTGVQNPILYMTLGGVLMIASMVMVENTSSVIREEQLIGTFELHYLTPNSTVVVWLLHAVAQSILMLLVFTIDLTVVVALQGSLLSPVEWVESALVLLLGLLPLAGLGLVVAALTVRFKEVWAVASTVNAFIAMLSGYYYPLEVFPRVVQAVSALLPTTHATQVLRGIVAGGSSSLNLAERVGIMVSLGLAYLYLGRLTYTRWEDEARRRGELSKY; encoded by the coding sequence TATTAACCAAGGAGGCCAAGCTCCTGACAAGGTACGTTGGTAGCCTGTTCATGGTCCTGGCATTGCCCTTCATGATGTCAGGCCTCTTCGTGGGGATCGGCTACGCGGTCGCCGGCCCATCAGCTACGGCGAACTTTGCCTCGAACACCGGGGTTCAGAACCCCATCCTGTACATGACTCTCGGAGGGGTGTTGATGATCGCGAGCATGGTGATGGTTGAGAACACGTCCAGCGTGATACGAGAAGAGCAGCTCATCGGAACCTTCGAGCTCCACTACCTGACCCCCAATAGCACCGTGGTGGTGTGGTTGCTGCATGCTGTTGCCCAGTCTATTCTCATGCTCCTGGTGTTCACGATCGATTTGACCGTCGTCGTTGCGCTACAAGGATCCCTTCTCAGCCCCGTGGAGTGGGTCGAGTCGGCGCTCGTCCTTCTCCTGGGCCTCCTTCCCCTAGCGGGGCTGGGGCTCGTGGTTGCAGCCCTCACGGTCAGGTTCAAGGAAGTGTGGGCTGTGGCCAGCACAGTTAACGCCTTCATCGCCATGCTTTCGGGCTACTACTACCCCCTGGAGGTGTTCCCGCGGGTGGTTCAAGCGGTCTCCGCGCTGCTCCCCACGACGCACGCCACGCAGGTTTTGAGAGGCATAGTCGCCGGCGGCTCCTCGAGCCTGAATCTGGCCGAAAGAGTAGGGATCATGGTCTCGCTAGGCTTAGCTTACCTTTACCTTGGCCGGCTCACCTACACGAGGTGGGAGGATGAGGCGAGGAGGAGGGGCGAGCTATCGAAGTACTAG
- a CDS encoding ABC transporter permease has product MRRGGGASYRSTRFVRGIRALALEISWTAKVALKTYFRYPAWLVSDIITTPAWLVLLLFPILMFLPREEWSDPKVLNMFFWAMILWDVVSAGLWSFGMAIRREQQTGTLEFILLTNANRAVLFSRNLFSRIVGLGLTLAYTYFFFVLLFGTSVILHDVLPVAAVLLVGLFTSMGFGLIYGALVLKYKNVGPLNNILQFVILGLSGVFFPVSSLPRELQLVSLAIPFTYLSELLRYHALRTPTLLPVELEWALLLALTAALVAAGLASIYAIERRLKRTGELGQY; this is encoded by the coding sequence ATGAGGCGAGGAGGAGGGGCGAGCTATCGAAGTACTAGGTTCGTGAGAGGCATAAGAGCGCTGGCGCTCGAGATCTCCTGGACCGCCAAAGTTGCTCTAAAAACTTACTTCAGGTACCCTGCGTGGCTAGTCTCCGACATCATAACGACGCCCGCGTGGCTCGTCCTCCTACTCTTCCCAATACTCATGTTCCTCCCCAGAGAGGAGTGGAGCGACCCTAAGGTCCTCAACATGTTCTTCTGGGCAATGATCCTATGGGACGTTGTCTCGGCCGGCTTATGGAGCTTCGGGATGGCTATAAGGCGGGAGCAGCAGACCGGAACGCTCGAGTTCATCCTCCTCACCAACGCCAACCGCGCCGTCCTCTTCTCGAGGAACCTGTTCTCGAGGATCGTGGGCCTAGGGCTAACGCTAGCCTACACCTACTTCTTCTTCGTGCTTCTCTTCGGCACAAGCGTGATACTGCACGATGTCCTCCCGGTCGCCGCGGTCCTGCTGGTCGGGCTCTTCACCTCTATGGGCTTCGGCCTCATCTACGGGGCACTAGTGCTCAAGTACAAGAACGTCGGCCCCCTGAACAACATCCTGCAGTTCGTGATACTGGGACTCAGCGGGGTCTTCTTCCCGGTCTCAAGCCTGCCTAGAGAGCTCCAGCTGGTTTCGCTGGCAATACCCTTCACGTACCTATCAGAGCTCTTGAGGTACCACGCCCTCCGCACGCCAACCCTGCTGCCCGTCGAGCTCGAGTGGGCGCTGCTCCTTGCGCTTACGGCGGCGCTAGTTGCCGCAGGGCTGGCTTCGATCTACGCCATCGAGCGGAGGCTCAAAAGGACTGGGGAGCTCGGGCAGTACTAG
- a CDS encoding ATP-dependent DNA helicase: MEARFPYRPRPHQLEVAKIISEQVKRRNVILEAPTGFGKTPVVIYALLPFLERGGRVVWAVRTGSETDRPVEEFRVFREKSGVRLVALSLRGKRDMCLLARRFGENLDYSDVSYICSRERSRCPYYRRLREGVDLQRFVDVGALTYTYIFEEASRMGVCPYFLQRELLKLADVVALSYNYVVDEGLSWSIRTEFPFKESILVVDEAHNLQNLNLGGDTITEGTMDRAYSEALEAGDEDSAALVDYTRSRVKEKYSSLQEEESEVFDPEDLLPADFEKRLEDALKTGEAIRERRFKEGKRPQSSLYHFASFFKAAVEARGVDGIALIVERSNGRLYLNIWDMRAGEVLSRVWRSFKRVIFMSGTLAPIEAFAETVGVRDYYPVTVPSPYDETNASVYLVKDLTTRGEELSDEMAGKYVDAIARTLRRVRRNTAVFTASYRIQAKLMASGLLEAARSLGYTVFVERRDMSGLEAGETLQKFKSLAQSGSGLLVAPMGGRFAEGADYPGEELMCVFLVGIPFEKPTTKTRLYIEYYQRLYGEEKGRLYAYVYPALRRAAQALGRALRSPRDQAVIVLGDYRYQQYMPLMPDYVRELVKPITHDRLDAVEPPWERIRL, translated from the coding sequence ATGGAGGCGAGGTTTCCGTACAGGCCGAGGCCGCACCAGCTGGAGGTAGCTAAGATTATTTCGGAGCAGGTGAAGAGGCGCAACGTCATCCTCGAGGCCCCCACGGGTTTCGGGAAGACGCCCGTAGTGATCTACGCCCTACTCCCCTTCCTCGAGCGGGGAGGCAGGGTGGTGTGGGCTGTCAGAACCGGGAGCGAAACTGACAGGCCCGTGGAGGAGTTCAGGGTCTTCAGGGAGAAGAGCGGCGTCAGGCTCGTCGCACTGAGCCTCCGCGGGAAGAGGGACATGTGCCTCCTCGCCCGGAGGTTCGGCGAGAACCTTGACTACAGCGACGTGTCCTACATCTGCAGCAGGGAGAGGAGCAGGTGCCCCTACTACAGGCGGCTCCGCGAGGGAGTTGACCTGCAGAGGTTCGTCGACGTGGGGGCGCTGACGTACACGTACATATTCGAGGAGGCGAGCAGGATGGGCGTTTGCCCCTACTTCCTCCAGCGCGAGCTGCTGAAGCTGGCCGACGTCGTGGCCCTCAGCTACAACTACGTCGTGGACGAGGGTCTGAGCTGGAGCATCAGGACGGAGTTCCCCTTCAAGGAGTCGATACTCGTAGTGGACGAGGCGCACAACCTCCAGAACCTCAACCTGGGAGGGGACACGATAACCGAGGGGACTATGGACAGGGCCTACAGCGAGGCGCTCGAGGCGGGTGACGAGGACAGCGCCGCGCTCGTCGACTACACTCGAAGCAGGGTTAAGGAGAAGTACTCGAGCCTGCAGGAGGAGGAGAGCGAGGTGTTTGACCCCGAGGATCTCCTCCCCGCCGACTTCGAGAAGAGGCTGGAGGACGCCTTGAAGACGGGCGAGGCTATTCGCGAGAGGAGGTTCAAAGAGGGGAAGAGGCCTCAGTCGAGCCTCTACCACTTCGCGAGCTTCTTTAAGGCCGCGGTTGAGGCGAGGGGGGTTGACGGCATAGCCTTGATTGTCGAGAGGAGCAACGGTAGGCTTTACCTCAACATATGGGACATGCGCGCAGGCGAAGTTCTCTCGAGGGTGTGGAGGTCCTTCAAGAGGGTCATATTCATGTCGGGGACCCTTGCACCCATCGAGGCGTTCGCCGAGACGGTGGGCGTGAGAGACTACTACCCGGTAACTGTTCCAAGCCCCTACGACGAGACCAACGCATCCGTGTACCTCGTCAAAGACCTCACGACGCGGGGGGAGGAGCTCAGCGACGAGATGGCTGGAAAGTACGTGGACGCGATCGCTCGGACACTCCGCAGGGTCAGGCGCAACACCGCTGTTTTCACCGCCAGCTACCGCATCCAGGCCAAGCTGATGGCCAGCGGGCTCCTTGAGGCCGCTCGGAGCCTTGGGTACACCGTCTTCGTCGAGCGGCGCGACATGAGCGGGCTAGAGGCTGGGGAAACTCTCCAGAAGTTCAAGTCCCTCGCCCAGAGCGGGAGCGGGTTGCTGGTCGCGCCCATGGGGGGTAGGTTCGCGGAGGGCGCCGACTACCCGGGTGAGGAGCTGATGTGCGTGTTCCTCGTCGGCATACCTTTCGAGAAGCCGACGACCAAGACAAGGCTCTACATAGAGTACTACCAGAGGCTATACGGCGAGGAGAAGGGCCGCTTGTACGCCTACGTTTACCCCGCCTTGAGGAGGGCGGCTCAGGCCCTCGGGAGGGCGCTCAGGAGCCCAAGAGACCAGGCGGTGATCGTGCTGGGGGACTACCGCTACCAGCAGTACATGCCGCTCATGCCTGACTACGTCCGCGAGCTGGTAAAGCCTATAACTCACGACCGTCTTGACGCTGTTGAACCCCCCTGGGAGAGAATCAGGCTGTAG
- a CDS encoding metallophosphoesterase family protein — protein MRKEHIAALTIAFTLLFSLLALAQPALPGFSPLAVPAYSSDISLGKPAAVTPGGSFTFTLTGDAAQPSAAYMFTATVTDGKLSLLNYSLSVTYSNGKVTVSVPSSAKPGVYDLVLVGQRKLELPRSVWVINVSKTTLRVVQITDQHYGAGQPDVITGDMNRIAGYLVASLLKPDLIIDTGDVGDTASEPQYRWAYSYERAFLYGFPILVIPGNHDTPPDMWSKYYGSTTWYRLIGDRLLIVGLYSLEQGYPPLSQLQWAEGVLKQYSSVPYKVVLVHHPVFYYQGELKTTYDDQSVIAPYDPQSNPNSPIYSSWSGNMEATRFFLRLVETYGVNLVLSGHVHRDLYVKYTSTRTGKTTNFVTTTTLGMGSAIYDGLALFEIDLKSGNITFPVKPPTFIGFSYDSRKLAQNSIPIGVYPPKNDLGVSNQVFTPSALYLWPHAYVLTLENRLGYLDLDDVVVWCLPWSGDFTPELLDASGGASFQVLDTLRVGDLLYVAVRVKLPPGGKLAVALANALDTEPPKISMKMLFPEKPAPGGQFQAFIDASDEGWGVANFLASLVVDGAEQPVSVSLYSPSTLADPVRSMTFKVTGSIPAGAGGAKLVLRAVDYAGNLATAEYTLLEKTEKPPETQPSQPTQPTQPSQPQQPSQPSQPSQPSQPSQPPQPSQPSPQPVAQPATVMLVTLVAAAAVLLVILVIRELKQRR, from the coding sequence ATGAGGAAAGAGCATATTGCTGCACTTACTATCGCCTTTACACTGCTCTTCTCCCTCCTGGCACTGGCTCAACCGGCGCTGCCCGGTTTCTCCCCGCTAGCCGTGCCCGCGTACTCCAGCGACATCAGCCTCGGGAAGCCTGCAGCGGTGACTCCGGGCGGCAGCTTCACGTTCACGCTGACGGGAGACGCTGCTCAGCCCAGCGCGGCTTACATGTTCACCGCCACGGTAACCGATGGTAAGCTGAGCCTCCTGAACTACTCGCTCAGCGTCACCTACTCAAACGGCAAAGTCACGGTTTCCGTGCCTAGCAGTGCGAAGCCAGGCGTCTACGACCTCGTTCTAGTCGGGCAGAGGAAGCTCGAGCTACCGAGGAGCGTGTGGGTGATAAACGTCTCGAAAACCACGCTCAGAGTTGTCCAGATCACCGACCAGCACTACGGCGCAGGACAGCCGGACGTGATAACGGGCGACATGAACAGGATCGCAGGCTACCTTGTCGCCTCCCTGCTGAAACCCGACCTGATCATCGACACCGGCGACGTAGGCGACACCGCCAGCGAGCCCCAGTACCGCTGGGCTTACAGCTACGAGAGAGCGTTCCTCTACGGCTTCCCTATCCTTGTCATCCCGGGAAACCACGACACCCCGCCCGACATGTGGTCCAAGTACTACGGGAGCACAACCTGGTACAGGCTGATAGGAGATAGGCTCCTCATCGTCGGGCTTTACTCGCTTGAGCAGGGATACCCGCCGCTGAGCCAGCTCCAGTGGGCGGAGGGCGTCCTCAAGCAGTACTCCAGCGTCCCCTACAAAGTGGTCCTGGTCCACCACCCCGTCTTCTACTACCAGGGTGAGCTCAAGACGACGTACGACGACCAGAGCGTGATCGCTCCATACGATCCGCAGAGCAACCCGAACTCTCCCATATACTCCTCTTGGAGCGGGAACATGGAGGCGACGCGCTTCTTCCTCAGGCTCGTCGAAACCTACGGCGTGAACCTCGTGCTATCGGGGCACGTCCACCGCGACCTCTACGTCAAGTACACGAGCACGAGGACCGGCAAGACCACGAACTTCGTCACCACGACTACCCTCGGCATGGGAAGCGCTATCTACGATGGGCTCGCGCTCTTCGAGATAGACCTTAAGAGCGGCAACATAACATTCCCCGTCAAGCCACCCACCTTCATCGGCTTCAGCTACGACTCCAGGAAGCTGGCACAGAACTCCATACCCATTGGCGTATACCCGCCGAAAAACGACTTAGGGGTCTCCAACCAGGTGTTCACCCCATCAGCGCTCTACCTCTGGCCCCACGCCTACGTCTTGACGCTCGAGAACAGGCTCGGGTACCTTGACCTGGATGACGTTGTGGTCTGGTGCCTGCCGTGGTCCGGGGACTTCACGCCCGAGCTTCTCGACGCGAGCGGCGGAGCCAGCTTCCAAGTACTGGACACGCTGCGCGTGGGAGACCTGCTCTACGTTGCAGTCAGGGTCAAGCTACCGCCGGGCGGCAAGCTCGCGGTTGCCCTGGCCAACGCCCTCGATACCGAGCCGCCGAAAATCAGCATGAAGATGCTATTCCCCGAGAAGCCAGCTCCTGGGGGCCAGTTCCAGGCATTCATCGACGCCAGCGATGAAGGGTGGGGTGTAGCCAACTTCCTAGCGTCGCTCGTGGTGGACGGGGCGGAGCAGCCAGTGAGCGTGAGCCTCTACTCACCGAGCACTCTGGCCGACCCCGTGAGGAGCATGACGTTCAAGGTTACAGGCTCAATCCCTGCTGGAGCGGGGGGCGCTAAGCTCGTGCTGCGAGCAGTGGACTACGCAGGCAACCTCGCCACGGCCGAGTACACTCTACTCGAGAAAACCGAGAAACCCCCGGAGACGCAACCAAGCCAACCAACCCAGCCGACACAACCAAGCCAACCTCAGCAACCAAGCCAGCCCAGCCAGCCATCTCAGCCATCCCAGCCGTCACAGCCGCCACAACCCAGCCAGCCGTCGCCACAGCCTGTAGCGCAACCGGCCACGGTGATGCTTGTAACGCTAGTCGCCGCCGCGGCAGTTCTCCTGGTGATTCTCGTAATTAGGGAGCTGAAGCAGAGGCGCTGA
- a CDS encoding ABC transporter substrate-binding protein: MITRHEQTIQDVARRMFLNSEVAKRYNIVNIVFLPVNAEQWPEYIKNAAAKGQGIDVAWGGGPTLFNLIDDQGLIEPLDTSKVPEYALVLQEMKKIPPSIAGAPTYKVGSDGLVHWIGASVSSFGFTVNKDILSRYNLPTPARWADLGNPVYARTLPAVQLVGIADPTMSTSNTRMFEIILQAYGWDAGWRTLTLIAANAKVYSGSSDVRDAVIRGDIAIGTTIDFYGYTAQQQNPACLYVIPVNESIVNADPIAILKGARHPREAAVFVAWVLNETGGQLVWLDPNINRLPVNPRVFDTPEGSKRPDLKTALASVEKAGGISFNETLSSLWVTAVVDYFKATLVDAHDDLQPVWAQIAQAYLSGKISKDQFNKLVDSLTAPITFTDPLTKTQTTFTLDYALKISSYLASDPTIYQNLMNQWRDAARARYLKTAALLKQMTGS; encoded by the coding sequence GTGATTACTAGGCATGAGCAGACGATACAGGATGTTGCGCGGAGGATGTTCCTCAACAGCGAGGTCGCCAAAAGGTACAACATTGTGAACATCGTTTTCCTGCCTGTCAACGCGGAGCAGTGGCCGGAGTACATAAAGAACGCGGCAGCCAAGGGTCAGGGCATCGACGTGGCCTGGGGTGGCGGGCCAACGCTCTTCAACCTCATCGACGATCAGGGGCTTATAGAGCCTCTAGACACATCTAAGGTTCCCGAGTACGCCCTCGTGCTCCAAGAGATGAAGAAGATCCCGCCGAGCATAGCCGGTGCGCCCACGTACAAGGTTGGAAGCGATGGGCTTGTCCACTGGATAGGCGCGAGCGTGAGCAGCTTCGGCTTCACGGTGAACAAGGATATTCTCTCCCGCTACAACCTCCCAACCCCGGCGAGGTGGGCGGACCTGGGCAATCCAGTCTACGCCCGCACCCTGCCGGCCGTGCAGCTCGTGGGCATCGCTGACCCAACCATGAGCACCAGCAACACCAGGATGTTCGAGATAATCCTCCAGGCGTACGGCTGGGACGCCGGCTGGAGGACCCTCACCCTAATCGCCGCCAACGCGAAGGTTTACAGCGGGAGTAGCGACGTAAGAGACGCCGTCATCAGAGGAGACATAGCGATCGGGACGACCATCGACTTCTACGGCTACACCGCTCAGCAGCAGAACCCCGCGTGCCTGTACGTAATACCCGTGAACGAGAGCATAGTCAACGCAGACCCCATAGCCATCCTTAAGGGGGCTAGGCACCCCCGGGAGGCCGCGGTGTTCGTGGCATGGGTCCTCAACGAGACCGGGGGGCAGCTCGTGTGGCTGGACCCCAACATCAACAGGCTCCCGGTCAACCCTAGAGTGTTCGACACACCTGAAGGCTCCAAGAGGCCGGATCTAAAAACCGCCCTCGCCAGCGTGGAGAAAGCAGGCGGCATAAGCTTCAACGAGACCCTCTCCTCGCTGTGGGTCACAGCGGTCGTGGACTACTTTAAGGCAACACTCGTTGACGCCCACGATGACCTCCAGCCCGTTTGGGCGCAGATCGCGCAGGCTTACCTGAGCGGGAAGATCTCAAAGGACCAGTTTAACAAGCTCGTGGACTCGCTGACAGCCCCGATCACGTTCACAGACCCACTAACGAAAACGCAGACCACCTTCACGCTGGACTACGCGCTCAAGATTAGCAGCTACCTTGCCAGCGACCCTACAATATACCAGAACCTCATGAACCAGTGGAGGGACGCGGCTCGAGCCAGGTACCTGAAAACAGCGGCCTTGCTGAAGCAGATGACCGGCTCTTAA
- a CDS encoding ABC transporter permease, protein MRAKPWFIWVAGLSIASLYVALYALSPQWAVSLDPLLWLLALASALALYKLGFDYRWIKFSFGLSFLAIFSMLYDFFTVAIGAGGAPRALALFLAPFVSAAAVGYLYERLRAFREARVARRGVVSLSRRVRSTLYELDPLMWFFLVFGSAFLVVFLLAPITLVLVSAFRAPAGAAWYSNFQRIFSAREYVRLESLPGETAWSVLQLGDYTLYVIKGINYGILVNSLILSTAVTFAATLLGVAIAFVLARYSFPGKEALRILSLVPLFVTPFVNSYVVKILFSEYGPVSMLTQALFGWRLRLDGLVGVALAQIISFYPIVYLNAYSAFLNVDPSTEEQAENLGSRGFRLFRTVTFPLALPGIVAGAIIVFIFSLEDVGAPLIFQEWNLMSAQIFRGFVTQTGIVSPESAALGVVMLFVAVVGFLAIRNYVGMRTYAMISRGGRISPRQRPLGLPGKIVLYAILFPLVLLTAFPQFGVALLAFNVMPPRGFEINPGGFTLSYFEVLFLDPTVFTYIRNTITYAALSVILAVAVAVMVGYGVSRIRVAWLSNLLDTLATVPLAIPGLVIALGYYYFFTTLFAGTPLDPASIGAFQAWVVLVISYSVRKLPYVVRSVYAGFQQVHVGLEEAAMNLGATRAKVVFGVVLPYIISYIFSGAVLGFIYMATEVSTSITIGNFNPSQAPMTYYMMNVYKGGSPIGVQIAAAMGVLLIFIQLVAILIVVRVLKQRYAFIGV, encoded by the coding sequence ATGCGGGCTAAGCCGTGGTTCATCTGGGTAGCAGGTCTCTCCATAGCCTCCCTGTACGTCGCACTGTACGCGTTGTCCCCACAATGGGCCGTATCACTTGACCCTCTCCTCTGGCTACTGGCCCTCGCCTCCGCCCTTGCGCTCTACAAGCTGGGCTTCGACTACCGGTGGATAAAGTTCAGCTTCGGCCTCAGCTTCCTGGCGATTTTCTCCATGCTCTACGACTTCTTCACAGTGGCTATCGGCGCTGGCGGAGCACCGAGAGCGCTCGCGCTCTTCCTGGCGCCATTCGTCTCCGCGGCAGCAGTGGGCTACCTCTATGAGAGGCTACGAGCATTCCGGGAGGCGAGGGTAGCGCGCAGGGGTGTCGTCTCGCTATCGCGGCGCGTGCGGAGCACTCTCTACGAGCTCGACCCCTTGATGTGGTTCTTCCTGGTTTTCGGCTCCGCGTTCCTTGTAGTTTTCCTCCTCGCTCCGATCACGCTCGTGCTCGTGAGCGCCTTCAGGGCGCCTGCGGGGGCAGCCTGGTACTCTAACTTCCAGAGAATCTTCTCGGCGAGGGAGTACGTGAGGCTCGAGAGCCTGCCGGGCGAGACGGCGTGGTCAGTGCTGCAGCTCGGAGACTACACGCTCTACGTGATCAAGGGGATTAACTACGGCATCCTTGTTAACAGCCTAATCCTCTCGACAGCCGTAACCTTCGCCGCAACCCTGCTCGGCGTTGCAATCGCGTTCGTGCTGGCCCGCTACTCCTTCCCGGGCAAGGAGGCGCTCCGCATCCTCTCCCTGGTCCCGCTCTTCGTCACACCTTTCGTCAACTCATACGTCGTTAAGATCCTTTTCAGCGAGTACGGGCCCGTGTCGATGCTGACTCAGGCGCTCTTCGGGTGGCGGCTCAGGCTTGACGGGCTCGTCGGGGTTGCCCTTGCGCAAATCATCTCCTTCTACCCCATCGTCTACCTGAACGCGTACAGCGCTTTCCTCAACGTGGACCCCAGCACCGAGGAGCAGGCGGAGAACCTGGGCTCCAGGGGCTTCAGGCTCTTCAGGACGGTGACGTTCCCTCTAGCTCTCCCGGGGATAGTGGCAGGCGCCATAATAGTGTTCATCTTCAGCCTCGAGGACGTCGGCGCCCCGCTGATCTTCCAGGAGTGGAACCTCATGAGCGCGCAGATCTTCAGGGGCTTTGTGACTCAGACGGGCATCGTTTCCCCGGAGTCCGCGGCCCTCGGAGTCGTCATGCTCTTCGTGGCCGTAGTGGGCTTCCTGGCGATCAGGAACTACGTGGGGATGCGGACCTACGCTATGATCAGCCGCGGAGGGCGCATATCGCCTAGGCAACGCCCGCTGGGCCTACCGGGTAAGATCGTCCTTTACGCCATATTATTCCCGCTGGTGCTCCTTACGGCTTTCCCGCAGTTCGGCGTCGCGCTCCTGGCGTTCAACGTCATGCCCCCTAGAGGCTTCGAGATCAACCCGGGCGGCTTCACGCTGAGCTACTTCGAGGTCCTCTTCCTCGACCCCACGGTATTCACCTACATCAGGAACACCATCACGTACGCCGCGCTGTCGGTGATCCTCGCCGTTGCTGTCGCCGTGATGGTGGGGTACGGGGTTAGCAGGATCCGAGTTGCGTGGCTCTCAAACCTGCTGGACACGCTGGCAACGGTGCCTCTAGCAATCCCCGGGCTCGTGATCGCTCTCGGCTACTACTACTTCTTCACCACACTCTTCGCCGGGACCCCCCTAGACCCAGCCTCCATAGGGGCTTTCCAGGCCTGGGTAGTGCTGGTCATATCCTACAGCGTGCGCAAGCTACCCTACGTGGTGCGCTCGGTGTACGCCGGCTTCCAGCAGGTCCACGTGGGCCTCGAGGAGGCGGCGATGAACCTCGGGGCCACGCGCGCTAAGGTGGTTTTCGGCGTCGTGCTGCCTTACATCATCTCCTACATCTTCAGCGGCGCCGTCCTGGGCTTCATATACATGGCCACGGAGGTTAGCACGAGCATAACCATCGGCAACTTCAACCCCTCGCAGGCCCCGATGACGTACTACATGATGAACGTCTACAAGGGCGGCTCTCCCATCGGCGTGCAGATCGCGGCGGCGATGGGTGTGCTGTTGATATTTATACAGCTGGTGGCTATACTGATCGTGGTGAGAGTCCTAAAGCAGAGGTACGCCTTCATCGGGGTGTAG
- a CDS encoding ABC transporter ATP-binding protein: MVGIRLVEVSKVYGRVRAVDRVTLEVRDGELFTILGPSGCGKTTLLRIVAGFEVPEEGRVFFGSEDVTFVKPYARGTAMVFQNYALWPHMTVFENVAYGLKVRRKQLKLTDEEIERKVREALRLVRLEGMEDRYPLQLSGGQQQRVALARALVVEPRVLLLDEPLSNLDAKLRLEMREEIRRIQSELKITALYVTHDQEEAMSLADRIAVMNRGRVLQVGTPREIYSKPANLFVATFIGRSTYFTGTAHEVIGDTVKLRVDGRVVEGRLAPGYTLREGERAVAIVKAEDFSVGGEGSNSLEGIVEMVMFIGMFNQVKIRVGEQRVTALLDPALDLAPGQRIRLSVKPSDVSVFPTTGWEEETFS; this comes from the coding sequence ATGGTGGGCATCCGGCTGGTTGAAGTTAGCAAGGTGTATGGCCGCGTGAGGGCCGTGGACCGCGTCACCCTCGAGGTGAGGGACGGGGAGCTCTTCACTATCCTCGGCCCGAGCGGGTGCGGGAAAACCACCCTGCTTAGGATCGTGGCCGGCTTCGAGGTCCCCGAGGAGGGCAGAGTGTTCTTCGGCAGCGAGGACGTCACCTTCGTGAAGCCCTACGCCAGGGGCACGGCCATGGTCTTCCAGAACTACGCGCTCTGGCCTCACATGACGGTCTTCGAGAACGTTGCCTACGGCCTGAAGGTTAGGCGCAAGCAGCTCAAGCTGACCGACGAGGAGATCGAGAGGAAGGTGCGCGAGGCGCTGAGGCTCGTTCGGCTGGAGGGCATGGAGGATCGCTACCCACTACAGCTGAGCGGGGGGCAGCAGCAGAGAGTCGCCCTGGCTAGGGCGCTGGTGGTGGAGCCGAGGGTTCTGCTCCTTGACGAGCCTCTGAGCAACCTCGACGCCAAGCTCAGGCTGGAGATGAGGGAGGAGATTAGGAGGATCCAGTCGGAGCTGAAGATCACGGCCCTCTACGTGACGCACGACCAGGAGGAGGCGATGAGCCTCGCCGACCGGATAGCTGTGATGAACAGGGGACGGGTGCTCCAGGTCGGGACCCCGCGCGAGATCTACTCGAAGCCGGCGAACCTCTTCGTGGCCACGTTCATAGGGAGGAGCACCTACTTCACGGGGACGGCCCACGAGGTCATAGGCGACACCGTCAAGCTCAGGGTGGACGGCCGAGTCGTGGAGGGCCGCCTCGCACCTGGGTACACGCTCAGGGAGGGTGAGAGAGCCGTTGCAATAGTGAAGGCTGAGGACTTCAGCGTCGGCGGCGAGGGCTCCAACTCGCTTGAAGGCATCGTCGAGATGGTGATGTTCATCGGGATGTTCAACCAGGTGAAGATCCGGGTCGGCGAGCAGAGGGTCACCGCCCTCCTCGACCCCGCCCTGGACCTCGCGCCAGGTCAGAGGATAAGGCTGAGCGTGAAGCCCTCCGACGTCAGCGTGTTCCCAACGACGGGATGGGAGGAGGAGACCTTCTCCTAG